The Lonchura striata isolate bLonStr1 chromosome 6, bLonStr1.mat, whole genome shotgun sequence nucleotide sequence ACGCTGGCCGAGGCGtccaagccctgctgctccaCCTGCAGGGTGAGACCCGCCGGGGATCAGCAGAGGCAGGACAAACCTGGGGGCATCCCCagctctgagccctgcaggTGTCGGGGCAGTACAGGAGTCTTGCCCAGGTGTGAGCAGGCCCGGATCCAGCAGAACTccgtgccccatccctgccacgGGTCAGATTCCTCACACCCCAGCACAGCCGCCCAGATCCCAGCAGTGCTCCCAGCAGCGCAGCAGCCAGAAGGAGCAGGGCAAACTCACGTAGGCGTCCAGGAGGTCAACGACATCCGCGCGCATCTTGCCGGCCAGGCGGATGCCGCGGCTGCAGAGGTCGCGGCGCCGGAGGGCAGCGGAGGGGCTCTCTGCGGCCGCCATGGTCCGGGCAGCTGTCACGGCCACCAGGCTCCGGGCGCAGCACCCGCCCGGCCTGGCGAGGACAATCCCTTGCTGAGCTGGTGCATTCCAGCCGGGAGCTCCGCTCACACGTCCGCTGGCCTGGTTCTCCCCCTCTTCCGTGCCTGGGGCCTGGCACCACGCTGCAAATTCCCGCCTCTGGGATCAACAGCGACAGATTATTTCCCTAATTCCCCCACGCATCGCTACTCCAAGTGCCTTGCCCAGAACTGTCTGGCGCAGCAGCAACAGGCTCCCAACTCCGGCTGACCCActcctccctcccagccacACAGCGAGATCAGCAGCACGCTAAGCCCTCGGCTCATTCCAGAACGCGGGAAACCACTGCCGGGAAGAGGTGAGCAAAGCCCGGACATTGCTCAACACCTCAGCCTGGGCAGCCGGCTGGAGCGAGCAATGCTTGAGGGCAGCCCCCAGGCCGGAGATCCCGCAGCAGCCCCAAGCCAAACTGCAATCCAAACCTGGCAGAAGGATCCGTGCCAGACGTTCTAACCCCCCTTCTGCAGAGAGGTCCTGCCTTAAAGAGGGACTGCAGATAAAGAACGATATCCCAACCACCCCAGGACAACACCGGTCACCCCACAGGTGAGCTGCACACACCAAGACAAAAACAGCCCTTcgggttgggttggtttttcCTCAGTATGTTTATTTTGGTTATGCATTACCCAGATCAAGAGTGAGAAAAACCCCAGGAGTTGAAAAGCAGCTTCTCATGAATACCACAGTGTGCCTTGCTGGGCATCCCAGggccgggggtgggggggtcccCATatgcccagcagcctccttgCCAGTCCATGGCTCCTACAGAAGCTGCTGAGCTTGGGGAGCCCCTGGccacagcagcccccagcccggtGGCCCAGGGCCCCCCAGATGCTGCCCTTGCCGAAGGGCCTCATGCCCCCTCCAATCCCTCcccaggaggagaaaaaaaaataaatacaggggaaaaaaatacaaaaaagtttATTGCAAACTACTACAATAATTTATTGAAGCAAACTGCATGCGAGTGAAGGAGAGACATCgaggggaggaggagctgcaggagggctgtGTCAGTTTTAGGGCTTCAGAGGGGCATGGGAAGGGAGCTACACATCTTTCCTGCATCAGGGGCGAGCAGGCTGTGGTTAGAGGACAGACAGGCACCTGGCAATggccagaaaaagaaaagggagagctACAAGAGGTGTCATGGAAAGACAAGGCAGGGAGCGGCAGGGATCAGAGGTGTCCAGGCCGGGAAGCAAAGgaaatgtttcattttgcaTCCCAGAGTGCAGCCAGGGGCAAACTCTGCTCCACTTAGGTGGATGTGGGACAAGGcagcctctcccagcctggTGCCAAGTGCTGGGTCACCAGAGGTGAGCAAGCCCTTGGCCCAAAGGCGTTTTAGTGCCATCCCTCGACCAACAAATCCCCGAGCTCTCCTTTAGTGTTCTGTGCAAGGCTCTGCCCGCCCTGCACCTCCCACAGGCACAGGGGCCAGcagacacagctccagcagcaccgcAAAGGACAAAGCCAACCTGCCCTGAGGGCCACCAAGTGTCCCCAGAGTGCTGCCCTTCTCTAGCCTGCAAGGGGAGGGGACCAGCTGCCACCCAGAAAGTTTCCTGCTGGAAACCATGGTAAAGCAATCCAAGCAAGACATTGGATCATCTCAACTGACAGAATTGGTTTAGTTTAACACCATTCCACCATGGACCTGCCACCAGGTGTGCCGGGCCCTGACAtgagccaggctgctgccacagcGTGCCCATGGGATGCCCACACCCAGGGCACGGGACACCCAACTGCTCAGCCTCGATCCGCCCCAACACCAGGAAGTGCTTCGACTTGCTCTGACAAAGGTATCAGTgtaaggaggagggagggagggggcaAACCAGGACAAACAGCCTGAGAAAAGCTAGCGTGTTTGGGCCACAGCTGGATTTCCAGGCATCACAGGGGACAGAGTGGGTGTTCAGAGTCAGTTTCCTGTTAATCCATTTAAATTCCACATTTTATTGCGGTTTTCCAGACCCCAGGTACCTGATTTCAACAAGCTGCTGTGTGCTACAGACCAACTCAGCTGATCTTGTGCTCAGACAAGCTACTTCAGCTCTGCTCCCAACCCCagaaacccaaccaaaaaacaagcaaacaaaaaatacctCTTCCAAAACCGCTACGAATTCAAGGCCACTGAATCTCCACACAAAGTTTCAGAGaagagcaaaaaaacccaagtctCCATAGCAGACACATCTTATCCTATGTAAACTTTTCCAAGGGTTCAAAGCTGCCCTAACTACACCAGCAGGCAACACCTGACCTGCCACGTTTCGGGGAAagctggggtgtctgtgcagaaAAGAGAAGCTTTCAGAACACGGCTACACAATCCCCCCTCAAAATGAGggcagggagaaaagctgaCAGCCCCATAGTCCCACATCAATCTATTGCCTTGGATAAACAAGCCTGAGAAAATCATATCCAGTCCCTGCTGTGTCTTTGTCTAGACCTGGAAAGGAGAGGCAAAGTTGGATGAGGAGCACCACATCCCCCAGCAGCAAGTAGCTCACAGCTGTCCCAAGAGTCACAAGTCACAAGAACAAGTTCCTGGCTAACAATGTCCTTCCCCAAAAGGCTGGAGGCAAAACAGGCATTTAATGCAAGGAGCTCACCCGGatctgggagggagggagacaGCCCATCACTCACCTCATCCTCCTGCTAACACGCTGCTGCAGAGACTCCCACTGCACACAGGCTCTTCTCCAGGGGCTCTCCCTCTACTCTGCAAAAGCTGCAAGACACATCTGACTCCAGAGCGCTGCCTTCacctcagctctcccagctgctggcacaaTGGCACTGGAGCTCCCTGCACTGGAGCCTACTGGGAAACAGCCTGAACCCCTTCCACCCCCGCCCCCTAAGAACAGAACTAAAAAATACCGACCcttttttaaacaataaataaGGAATCTTGTTACCACAACACAAAAACGAAGCATGTTCAAAGTGCAAATTACTGTCGTCAAACTGGGATGCTCCTCCTTGCCTCTCCCACGCAGGGCTCCTGTAGCCCCCGGGCCTCTCCAAGCAAACATGATCTATGAGCCAGGGCGTTCCCTCCCTCCACttcctgccagggctggagcaggggagcGCGGTGGGAGcgggatgtgcactgctgcttCACAGCTCACCCTGCCGAGGGGCTGAAGCGCCGAACTCCCAGCCCcggcagggaaggaggaggctGCAAGGACCAGAGTGCAGTGGTGCATAGAAGTCGGGACCAGGGGAAGAGGGAGTCCTAAGGAACTTCTCCAGAGCACGTCCAATGCTTTTTAGTTTGCCAGTGGGGCCACGCCAAGGAGCCAGAAAGGCAACTGCTTTGGGGTAGAGCAAAGGGTTTTGGCAGTGCCCCCTCCCTTGGAGAAATCCGCCGCTCAATCCAACTTGCTCTGGCAATGGCAGCACGTGCCCCTTTCCACAAAGGGGCCGTGGGAGAGAGAGAAGTGGTTGGGAGAAAGAGGATGTGCTGTGATCCGCGCTGGAGGGGAGCAGACCCTTCAGTTATTTACTAGTATTGTAAGTTTTGTTTAACTTTCCTCTCTTTCAGTAAGtgcctcctccttttttttatttccttttcaataCAGAGTCCCAGCTGTCTCAGCACCCAGGTGCTCCCCCGCCACTAGGGTCCAGTGGAGTCTGTATCTTCAATGAGCACCTCCGTGCTGGCTCCCAGCATCTCTGTGTTCATGACCAGCCCCTCTGGGTTcgcgctgctgccgctgcccaCAAAGAGCTTGCCGTCAGCCACCAGGCTCACGCGCTCTGCCCCACCACAGTAGGGCTTTGGCATCCCCTCTGGGCTCAGCAGCAGACAATCTGCTGGGGGAGCACTGCCCAGAGGGTCAGGGAGCAATGGGAGGCCCTGGCCATCTGTGGGTGGCACAATGGCCTCAGGATTAGTGCCCAGGATATCGGTGCTGGTGATCAGGGCACCTGCGTTGGCAGCCAGTGCTTCAGCAATGAGCACTTCAGGGTGACTCTTGGCTTTGTGGGCCACGACGCTGTCCTTCTTCTCGAATTTCTTGCCACAAATATTGCAGGAGAACTGGTAGAAGGAGTCTGCATCATGCTTCTTCATGTGCCAGTTGAGGGAAGCCTTCTGCCGGCAGGTGAATCCGCAGATCTcacacctgggaggggacaatgaggaggTCACAACAAAGGGACATCCACACACACTCATAAGGACAGTAGTAGTGAGGTGGCAGCTCAGGAAAGCAGCAGGGGCTCGCTAATgtcactgcagctccagctttCGTTTTGTTTACCTGAGGGCTTACGTTCCCCAGATCCAAGACACTGCTCCGAGGAGCAGGTGACACAAGTGTGTGTTCAAAGAGAGCTGGGACACCACAAAGAGCTGGGACACCCCGacttcagagctgctctgaaacgggtgttttgggggtccctcAGGGCAGGAGGGTGAGGCACAGGCAGAGGTACTCACTGCAAGGGCTTCTCGCCCGTGTGGATCATCCGGTGCACTGCCAAGTTGTGGGAGCTCTTGAAGGCCCGGGCGCAGTACTCGCAGATGTAATCCCTTTGATCTGAAAGACAGCACCAGTTGCAGCATTGCTCTCCCACAGACCTGCCCCCTTTCCCAACTCTAAGGTGGTGCAGGTAAAGCTGCCCAAGAAGGAGTAGAACTACAAGTTCTGGGAGGAGGAGATGTCCCACAACACACCACAGCTGCTGATCTGGAGAGGCGAGGCATGATTAAGACTCTCCTAAGAGCTAATGATACACTCTGACCAAAACTGAAAGACTGGCAAACTGGGATAAATCAGACTTTATCTGTAGAGGTTTACTGCTCTACAGAGCCCCTGAGTGATGCCTGTCAGAAGGAGAATTAAAACCTCTATAGTctgtttctttcatttgattAAAAGATGGTAATCCAGAAGACAGTaatcccctgctgctgctgtaagTCTATGCTACCTGATTTGGCTTCACTCTCCAAAGAAGTCCCAGAggcttttccatttcccccctACCTGTTCACTGACCTGAAGAGGAGTTTGCATCTATTTCCCACCCCCTTGTACCTGTGTGATGTTTGGCATGCCGCAGGAGCTGCTTCTGGAGCCGGAAGAGCCGACCACAGGAGGGATGAGGACacacatattttttcttcagtaagTGCTGATATTTTATGTGGTGCTGGAAAGAAAGAGTGGAAGTTTGTACATTGTTCATGGCTGAGTGAACAGCTGAGGCTCACTCAAGTTTAGATCTCCACTAGAAAATAAACACACATAGACATCCAGCAACCTGACAGACACTCACACAACTGGCCACAATGAAGTCTTCCAAAGTGACAGCATCAGGAAGCGGTGTGAGTGCCAGTGGAGGCTTAGCTGCCTGTTCCAAGcaccccttccctgccctcccacATGCCACAGAGGAAGTGAGCAGCCCCACCAACCTGCAGGTACCGTGGGTGAGCCAGGACCGTGCCGCAGCCTTCCATCTCACAGCGGACATACTGGATCGGAGGCTTCTTCCTGGGAAATCAGCAAGGAGAGGGGCAGAGTGCTTGGCTGCTTCTATGATCAGGTGATTCTACAGATGAAGATTCTATAGATACTCTATTTAGAATCAcaattctctgtgtctgtgaggGGCTGATGCATCTCATGCCACAAATAACAAGTGCAAGCACAGCAAAGCACTATTGCTCCAAAacccctgcctgggctgtgatGGAGTTGCTGTCCAAAAGCCACCTCTTCTCCTGCCACTATTTGAAGGCTCTCCCTAGAGCTGGAAAATCCTCAGGACACATAGAATTCCAAAAGCAATTCCTTATTGCTGGATAATGCCACGGGAGGGATCAAGAGAAGAGGGCAGGGGCCTGGTTCACTTGGAAGAAATTAAGCCAACACATacaggggaaggagaagagggaaGGCAGGGTATgctgctggttttggtttttattcccTTTAAGGCAGAGAGATGGCTTTGGGACAATCCTTGTCTGCATGTAGGACACAAGGGAAGGAAGTCTGCAGAACAGAACTGGGTTGAGAGGATCACTTACCTTCTCTTGGGCAGCCTTGGGCTCTTGTcatcctttctcctccttcccctcctgtaACAGGGATACAGAAACAGAACTGAGAGAAGATTCTTTACATTAGCAGTGGGCAGAGACTTTGAAGTGTATGCTGTATTGCCTCATTAACTGCATGGTCtagaaaaaaaaactgaatGCAAGTTGGAGACAGATTCAGAAGATGAAGAATTCCAGAGAAATAAATGCTTCACATG carries:
- the ZFP91 gene encoding E3 ubiquitin-protein ligase ZFP91, with the protein product MPAGTEQPGGAAAEPPPAPGPPPASDRPPASGRRRPPPPAADQGEESGGSRVLRGGRERGRAASAAGGAAAAAAASRRRKAEYPRRRRSSPGARPAAEQPAAETPPAARKAPRAGCADKVAGKAPKEEKEEEEVAGVLSHGSPVGTARPGRSWRSSRTAATARQRDSENSRASRSKAGSLQLICKSEPNADQLEYVVTEEHQSPDGVSDDDEEMLISEEEVPFKDDPRDETYKPHLEKEAPKQRRKASKGKEEKERQKEIKVEVKEENEFQEDEEPPRKRGRRRKDDKSPRLPKRRKKPPIQYVRCEMEGCGTVLAHPRYLQHHIKYQHLLKKKYVCPHPSCGRLFRLQKQLLRHAKHHTDQRDYICEYCARAFKSSHNLAVHRMIHTGEKPLQCEICGFTCRQKASLNWHMKKHDADSFYQFSCNICGKKFEKKDSVVAHKAKSHPEVLIAEALAANAGALITSTDILGTNPEAIVPPTDGQGLPLLPDPLGSAPPADCLLLSPEGMPKPYCGGAERVSLVADGKLFVGSGSSANPEGLVMNTEMLGASTEVLIEDTDSTGP